Proteins encoded by one window of Anaeromyxobacter sp.:
- the nifA gene encoding nif-specific transcriptional activator NifA, with the protein MSPRRADLETETLYEVGKVLSLSTDLNKAFTSALNLLGLYLGMENGTLSLFDPVTGEVFIEAAPQMKDSERILGRLRPGEGVVGRIFATGLPVVIADIGQEPLFLNRTGTWRDLDTSPRAFIGVPVQDGRTVLGVLTVDRPHGTAPTEFGRDVRFLTVVSHLVAARVRLMQLESPHRRASRDLPPVAPEPDRFPGVVGQSARMREVLALVARVAQSRATVFLRGESGTGKEVIARAVHDVSPRAARPFVAVNCAALPEALVESVLFGHEKGAFTGASATHAGKFEQADGGTLFLDEVGELSQAAQAKLLRALQERQFERVGGRRTITVDVRVVAATNRDLEEMVRTGAFRLDLYHRVSVVTISLPPLRERPEDVPALAEHFLRQLNEENGRAVQLAPEALDVLGECRLTGNARQLRNCLERAVVGTDRDRLGRGDFPCIQGGVHTACLMELASAPLGLSAAPSPSPSPSPSPSPTPTPTSTSTSAPTSTPTPTSPSTPPDERATVLAALEKSAWVQAKAARLLGMTVRQLGYRVKKYGITLERF; encoded by the coding sequence ATGAGCCCCCGCCGCGCCGATCTCGAGACCGAGACCCTCTACGAGGTCGGCAAGGTGCTCTCGCTCTCCACCGACCTGAACAAGGCGTTCACCTCGGCGCTCAACCTGCTCGGGCTCTACCTGGGCATGGAGAACGGCACCCTCTCGCTCTTCGACCCGGTCACCGGCGAGGTCTTCATCGAGGCGGCGCCGCAGATGAAGGACTCGGAGCGCATCCTGGGCCGGCTGCGCCCGGGCGAAGGGGTGGTGGGGCGCATCTTCGCCACCGGCCTGCCGGTGGTCATCGCCGACATCGGGCAGGAGCCGCTCTTCCTCAACCGCACCGGGACCTGGCGCGACCTCGACACCTCGCCGCGCGCCTTCATCGGCGTGCCGGTGCAGGACGGCCGCACGGTGCTCGGGGTCCTCACGGTGGACCGGCCCCACGGGACCGCCCCCACCGAGTTCGGGCGCGACGTGCGCTTCCTCACCGTGGTCTCCCACCTGGTGGCGGCGCGCGTCCGGCTCATGCAGCTGGAGAGCCCCCACCGCCGCGCCTCGCGCGACCTGCCGCCGGTGGCGCCGGAGCCGGACCGCTTCCCCGGGGTGGTGGGCCAGAGCGCCCGCATGCGCGAGGTGCTGGCGCTGGTGGCGCGGGTGGCGCAGAGCCGCGCCACCGTCTTCCTGCGCGGCGAGAGCGGCACCGGCAAGGAGGTCATCGCCCGGGCCGTGCACGACGTCAGCCCGCGCGCCGCCCGACCCTTCGTGGCCGTCAACTGCGCCGCGCTGCCCGAGGCGCTGGTGGAGTCGGTGCTCTTCGGCCACGAGAAGGGGGCCTTCACCGGCGCCAGCGCCACCCACGCCGGCAAGTTCGAGCAGGCCGACGGCGGCACCCTCTTCCTCGACGAGGTGGGCGAGCTCTCCCAGGCGGCCCAGGCCAAGCTGCTGCGGGCCCTGCAGGAGCGGCAGTTCGAGCGGGTGGGCGGCCGGCGCACCATCACGGTGGACGTGCGGGTGGTGGCCGCCACCAACCGCGACCTCGAGGAGATGGTGCGCACCGGCGCCTTCCGGCTCGACCTGTACCACCGGGTCTCGGTGGTCACCATCTCGCTGCCGCCGCTGCGCGAGCGGCCCGAGGACGTGCCGGCGCTGGCGGAGCACTTCCTCCGGCAGCTCAACGAGGAGAACGGCCGGGCCGTCCAGCTGGCCCCGGAGGCGCTGGACGTGCTCGGCGAGTGTCGCCTCACCGGCAATGCCCGCCAGCTGCGCAACTGCCTGGAGCGGGCGGTGGTCGGCACCGACCGGGATCGCCTGGGGCGAGGCGACTTCCCCTGCATCCAGGGCGGCGTCCACACCGCTTGCCTGATGGAGCTGGCGTCGGCGCCCCTGGGGCTCTCGGCGGCCCCGAGCCCGAGCCCGAGCCCGAGCCCGAGCCCGAGCCCGACCCCGACCCCGACCTCGACCTCGACCTCGGCCCCGACCTCGACCCCGACCCCGACCTCGCCCTCCACCCCGCCCGACGAGCGCGCCACCGTGCTCGCCGCCCTCGAGAAGAGCGCCTGGGTGCAGGCCAAGGCGGCCCGGCTGCTCGGCATGACGGTGCGGCAGCTCGGGTACCGGGTGAAGAAGTACGGCATCACCCTGGAGCGGTTCTAG
- a CDS encoding bifunctional nitrogenase iron-molybdenum cofactor biosynthesis protein NifEN, with amino-acid sequence MARPDYYDAAECETQEKGAPKFCKKSEPGEGTERSCAFDGARVVLMPITDAIHLVHGPIGCAGNSWDNRGARSSGSQLYRRGFTTELSQNDVVFGGEKKLRQAILDLTARYRGEAKAVFVYATCVSAMTGDDVDSVCKSVSAEVDVPVIPVNTPGFVGDKNIGNRLAGELLLDHVIGTAEPDHLTDYDVNLIGEYNIAGDLWGMLPLFERLGIRILSCISGDARFADLRYAHRARLNVIICSKSLTNMARKMKKRFGIPYLEESFYGLTDTAKALRDIAAALDEARGVPGDTTMRDRVERLVAEEEVATRLAIAPHRARLQGKRAVLFTGGVKTWSMVNALSELGVEILAAGTQNSTLEDFHRMKALMREDAGIIEDTSTAGLLAVMKEKLPDLIVAGGKTKFLALKTRTPFLDINHGRSHPYAGYQGMVTFARQLDLTVGNPIWPALTVPSPWEGGEAACLLAAERAAGHADRLAAEDLSASRVKVPVKAATVNPQKNSPALGATLAYLGIDRMLGLLHGAQGCSTFIRLQLSRHFKESIALNSTAMSEDSAIFGGWENLKRGIGRVVEKFRPGVVGVMTSGLTETMGDDVQSAIAQLRLERPDLAGTPVIWASTPDYCGSLQEGYAAAVEAILGTLAEGGERRPRQVNLLPGSHLTPADVEELKGLIEAFGLEPLTVPDLSTALDGHIDLEVSPLSTGGVPVEAVRLAGRGAATLYVGDSLARAARGLTERFGVPAYGFTSLTGIGEVDAFVATLSALSGRPVPEPLRRWRSRLADAMVDSHYQFSGKKVALALEADHLKGLAAFLHGMGCHLTAALAATRTRGLDALPCPRVFVGDLEDLEEAARGVDLLVANSNGRQATAALGVKAHLRTGYPVFDRLGGHQKVWVGYRGTMNLVFEVANLLQASTGEAQKLAHN; translated from the coding sequence ATGGCGCGCCCCGACTACTACGACGCCGCCGAGTGCGAGACCCAGGAGAAGGGCGCGCCCAAGTTCTGCAAGAAGTCCGAGCCGGGGGAGGGCACCGAGCGGAGCTGCGCCTTCGACGGCGCCCGGGTGGTGCTGATGCCCATCACCGACGCCATCCACCTGGTCCACGGCCCCATCGGCTGCGCCGGCAACTCCTGGGACAACCGCGGGGCCCGCTCCTCCGGCAGCCAGCTCTACCGGCGCGGCTTCACCACCGAGCTGAGCCAGAACGACGTGGTCTTCGGCGGCGAGAAGAAGCTGCGCCAGGCCATCCTGGACCTCACCGCCCGCTACCGCGGCGAGGCCAAGGCCGTCTTCGTCTACGCCACCTGCGTCTCGGCCATGACGGGCGACGACGTCGACTCGGTCTGCAAGTCGGTCTCGGCCGAGGTGGACGTGCCGGTCATCCCGGTCAACACCCCCGGGTTCGTCGGGGACAAGAACATCGGCAACCGGCTGGCCGGGGAGCTGCTGCTCGACCACGTCATCGGCACCGCCGAGCCGGATCACCTGACCGACTACGACGTCAACCTGATCGGCGAGTACAACATCGCCGGCGACCTGTGGGGGATGCTGCCCCTCTTCGAGCGGCTCGGCATCCGCATCCTCTCCTGCATCAGCGGCGACGCCAGGTTCGCGGACCTGCGGTACGCCCACCGGGCCCGCCTCAACGTCATCATCTGCTCCAAGAGCCTCACCAACATGGCGCGGAAGATGAAGAAGCGGTTCGGCATCCCCTACCTGGAGGAGTCCTTCTACGGCCTGACCGACACCGCCAAGGCGCTCAGGGACATCGCCGCCGCGCTCGACGAGGCCCGCGGCGTGCCGGGCGACACCACCATGCGCGACCGGGTGGAGCGGCTGGTGGCCGAGGAGGAGGTCGCCACCCGCCTGGCCATCGCCCCCCACCGGGCGCGGCTCCAGGGGAAGCGGGCGGTCCTCTTCACCGGGGGGGTCAAGACCTGGTCGATGGTGAACGCCCTCAGCGAGCTGGGCGTGGAGATCCTGGCCGCCGGGACCCAGAACTCCACCCTGGAGGACTTCCACCGCATGAAGGCGCTGATGCGGGAGGACGCCGGCATCATCGAGGACACCTCCACGGCCGGGCTGCTGGCGGTCATGAAGGAGAAGCTGCCCGACCTGATCGTGGCCGGCGGCAAGACCAAGTTCCTGGCGCTCAAGACCCGCACCCCGTTCCTCGACATCAACCACGGGCGGTCCCACCCCTACGCCGGCTACCAGGGGATGGTCACCTTCGCGCGCCAGCTCGACCTGACGGTCGGCAACCCCATCTGGCCGGCCCTGACCGTGCCGTCGCCCTGGGAGGGCGGCGAGGCGGCCTGCCTGCTGGCGGCGGAGCGGGCGGCCGGCCACGCCGACCGGCTGGCGGCGGAGGACCTGTCGGCCTCGCGGGTCAAGGTCCCGGTCAAGGCGGCCACCGTCAACCCGCAGAAGAACTCGCCGGCGCTGGGGGCCACCCTGGCCTACCTGGGCATCGACCGGATGCTCGGCCTGCTCCACGGCGCCCAGGGCTGCTCGACCTTCATCCGGCTCCAGCTCTCGCGCCACTTCAAGGAGTCGATCGCCCTCAACTCCACCGCCATGAGCGAGGACTCGGCCATCTTCGGCGGCTGGGAGAACCTGAAGCGCGGCATCGGCCGGGTGGTGGAGAAGTTCCGGCCGGGCGTGGTGGGGGTGATGACCTCCGGGCTCACCGAGACCATGGGCGACGACGTGCAGTCGGCCATCGCCCAGCTGCGCCTGGAGCGGCCCGACCTGGCCGGCACGCCGGTCATCTGGGCCTCCACCCCCGACTACTGCGGCTCGCTGCAGGAGGGCTACGCCGCCGCGGTCGAGGCCATCCTGGGCACGCTGGCCGAGGGCGGCGAGCGGCGGCCCCGCCAGGTGAACCTGCTGCCGGGCTCCCACCTCACCCCGGCCGACGTGGAGGAGCTGAAGGGGCTGATCGAGGCCTTCGGGCTCGAGCCGCTCACGGTGCCGGACCTCTCGACGGCGCTCGACGGCCACATCGACCTGGAGGTCTCGCCCCTCTCCACCGGCGGCGTGCCGGTGGAGGCGGTGCGCCTGGCCGGCCGGGGCGCCGCCACCCTCTACGTGGGTGACTCGCTGGCCCGGGCGGCCCGCGGCCTGACCGAGCGCTTCGGGGTGCCGGCCTACGGCTTCACCTCCCTGACCGGGATCGGCGAGGTGGACGCCTTCGTGGCCACCCTCTCGGCCCTCTCCGGCCGCCCGGTGCCCGAGCCGCTGCGGCGCTGGCGCAGCCGCCTGGCCGACGCCATGGTGGACAGCCACTACCAGTTCAGCGGCAAGAAGGTGGCCCTGGCGCTGGAGGCCGACCACCTGAAGGGGCTGGCGGCCTTCCTGCACGGCATGGGCTGCCATCTCACGGCCGCCCTGGCCGCCACCCGCACCCGGGGGCTGGACGCGCTGCCGTGCCCGCGGGTCTTCGTGGGCGACCTGGAGGACCTGGAGGAGGCGGCCCGGGGCGTGGACCTGCTGGTGGCCAACTCCAACGGCCGCCAGGCGACCGCCGCGCTGGGCGTGAAGGCCCACCTGCGCACCGGCTACCCGGTCTTCGACCGGCTGGGCGGGCACCAGAAGGTCTGGGTCGGCTACCGCGGCACCATGAACCTGGTCTTCGAGGTGGCCAACCTGCTGCAGGCCTCGACGGGCGAGGCGCAGAAGCTGGCCCACAACTGA
- a CDS encoding NAD(+)--dinitrogen-reductase ADP-D-ribosyltransferase, translated as MRPTSFNRCNLPPWVIASAEFNDDPRALEVQGVREANAFFFRALDATDDPAERARRLDDWLSVRFQLHQWQAQASPTARRALRNGYLRFLRGWGHDSSSVEGAVLKAWVESRMGIPPTFHGGRLDGADGEAQRRYEADRMQGSARTSAIFDQLDLVYAFTQYELARRHPEARWLTLWRGQHDVGEHQVLRRLGPREQVVALNNLCSFTDDPERAWEFGSTVWEARVAVPRLFCLSWLLGGALQGEREALVIGGELTVRRVMA; from the coding sequence ATGCGGCCCACCTCCTTCAACCGCTGCAACCTGCCGCCCTGGGTCATCGCCTCGGCGGAGTTCAACGACGACCCCCGCGCGCTCGAGGTGCAGGGGGTGCGCGAGGCCAACGCCTTCTTCTTCCGCGCCCTCGACGCCACCGACGATCCGGCCGAGCGGGCCCGGCGCCTCGACGACTGGCTCTCGGTGCGCTTCCAGCTGCACCAGTGGCAGGCGCAGGCCTCGCCCACCGCGCGCCGGGCCCTGCGCAACGGCTACCTGCGCTTCCTGCGCGGCTGGGGCCACGACTCGAGCTCGGTGGAGGGCGCGGTGCTGAAGGCCTGGGTGGAGAGCCGCATGGGCATCCCGCCCACCTTCCACGGCGGCCGCCTGGACGGCGCGGACGGCGAGGCCCAGCGGCGCTACGAGGCCGACCGCATGCAGGGCAGCGCGCGCACCAGCGCCATCTTCGACCAGCTGGACCTGGTCTACGCCTTCACCCAGTACGAGCTGGCGCGCCGCCACCCGGAGGCGCGCTGGCTCACCCTGTGGCGGGGCCAGCACGACGTGGGCGAGCACCAGGTGCTGCGCCGCCTGGGCCCGCGCGAGCAGGTGGTGGCGCTCAACAACCTCTGCTCCTTCACCGACGACCCGGAGCGGGCCTGGGAGTTCGGCTCCACGGTCTGGGAGGCGCGGGTGGCGGTGCCGCGCCTCTTCTGCCTCTCCTGGCTCCTGGGCGGCGCGCTGCAGGGGGAGCGCGAGGCGCTGGTCATCGGCGGCGAGCTCACGGTGCGGCGGGTCATGGCCTAG
- a CDS encoding GNAT family N-acetyltransferase translates to MLAVRPAGTADLPALVGLLSELFSLEADFAPEPARQRRGLAALLAAGDRAAVLVAERDGAVVGLVTGQLVISTAEGGPAAWVEDLVVEAAARGAGAGRLLLDALGAWARERGATRLQLLVDEENLAAHGFYRRLGWRPTQLRALRQRP, encoded by the coding sequence GTGCTGGCCGTCCGCCCGGCCGGGACGGCGGACCTCCCGGCGCTGGTGGGGCTGCTCTCGGAGCTCTTCTCGCTGGAGGCCGACTTCGCGCCCGAGCCGGCGCGGCAGCGGCGCGGGCTGGCCGCCCTGCTGGCGGCCGGGGACCGGGCCGCGGTGCTGGTGGCCGAGCGCGACGGCGCGGTGGTGGGGCTGGTGACCGGGCAGCTGGTCATCTCCACCGCCGAGGGCGGTCCGGCGGCCTGGGTGGAGGACCTGGTGGTGGAGGCGGCGGCCCGCGGCGCCGGGGCCGGGCGGCTGCTGCTGGACGCGCTCGGCGCCTGGGCCAGGGAGCGCGGCGCCACCCGCCTGCAGCTGCTGGTGGACGAGGAGAACCTGGCGGCGCACGGCTTCTACCGGCGGCTCGGCTGGCGCCCCACCCAGCTGCGGGCGCTGCGGCAGCGCCCCTAG
- the nifX gene encoding nitrogen fixation protein NifX, which yields MRVAFTSSSGTTIDEHFGQASRFFIWEVGPDSAEVVGQVATLSGGDEEDRIAARASAIAGCAIVYTQAIGGPAAAKLVARRVHPMKTGEPLPVAEAVARLQQVLRGRPPPWLRRLLGPTEVEPPPEAPLD from the coding sequence ATGCGCGTGGCGTTCACCAGCAGCAGCGGCACCACCATCGACGAGCACTTCGGCCAGGCGAGCCGCTTCTTCATCTGGGAGGTGGGGCCGGACTCCGCCGAGGTGGTCGGGCAGGTGGCCACCCTCTCCGGCGGCGACGAGGAGGACCGCATCGCCGCCCGCGCCTCGGCCATCGCCGGCTGCGCCATCGTCTACACGCAGGCCATCGGCGGGCCGGCGGCCGCCAAGCTGGTGGCCCGCCGGGTCCACCCCATGAAGACCGGGGAGCCCCTGCCGGTGGCCGAGGCGGTGGCCAGGCTGCAGCAGGTGCTGCGCGGCCGCCCGCCGCCGTGGCTGCGCCGCCTGCTCGGGCCCACCGAGGTCGAGCCGCCCCCCGAGGCGCCGCTGGACTGA
- a CDS encoding OFA family MFS transporter, whose product MRWIVAAAGTGLMTVLGTVYSWSLYAQPLAAAFGWSASTTTWAFAAAIFSLGVGAILGGRLQDRLGPRPVAVAGAALWALGNLGAGLGTRWLGSAWLYLSYGVVGGLGLGLAYVTPVAAVTKWFPARRGLGSGLVVMGFGLGAFLYNLALRAVPSFAAAAREAGEVLALRKVGAAAALSPEATAAVLGSFTVSGLVFGVVGIACAAAIRNPPIATSTGTPTPTPTSTATSTSTPTSTPTSTPTPTPTSTATSTSTATPPPSLADWPPSLALRTPQFWALWAMLFLNVSAGILFISSAVPIMRELTGASAEAAVGVYGLIALANGLGRLLWGAVSDRLGRRLAYGLIYGVQIGVFAAVSQVHSLPAVAALFAVVLLCYGGGFGTMPSLVADWFGTRHLGINYGWILSAWGAAGVAGPIFVAAVKDATGSYTGALPVMAGVLAAAVLLPVLARPPGAPTPSKVAASAGARHPG is encoded by the coding sequence ATGCGCTGGATCGTCGCCGCCGCCGGGACCGGCCTCATGACCGTCCTCGGCACCGTCTACAGCTGGAGCCTCTACGCCCAGCCGCTGGCGGCGGCCTTCGGCTGGTCGGCCTCCACCACCACCTGGGCCTTCGCGGCGGCCATCTTCTCCCTCGGGGTAGGCGCCATCCTGGGTGGCCGGCTGCAGGACCGGCTGGGGCCGCGGCCGGTGGCGGTGGCGGGCGCGGCGCTCTGGGCGCTCGGGAACCTGGGCGCCGGGCTGGGCACGCGCTGGCTCGGGTCGGCCTGGCTGTACCTGAGCTACGGCGTGGTGGGCGGGCTGGGGCTGGGGCTGGCCTACGTGACGCCGGTGGCGGCGGTCACCAAGTGGTTCCCGGCCCGGCGGGGGCTCGGCAGCGGCCTGGTGGTCATGGGCTTCGGGCTGGGCGCCTTCCTCTACAACCTGGCCCTGCGCGCCGTGCCCTCCTTCGCGGCGGCGGCCAGGGAGGCCGGCGAGGTGCTGGCGCTGCGCAAGGTCGGCGCGGCGGCTGCGCTCTCCCCGGAGGCCACCGCGGCCGTGCTGGGGTCCTTCACGGTGTCGGGCCTGGTGTTCGGCGTGGTGGGGATCGCCTGCGCGGCGGCGATCCGGAACCCGCCGATCGCGACCTCGACCGGGACCCCGACCCCGACCCCGACCTCGACCGCGACCTCGACCTCGACCCCGACCTCGACCCCGACCTCGACCCCGACCCCGACCCCGACCTCGACCGCGACCTCGACCTCGACCGCGACCCCGCCCCCTTCCCTCGCCGACTGGCCCCCTTCCCTCGCCCTGCGCACCCCGCAGTTCTGGGCGCTCTGGGCCATGCTCTTCCTCAACGTCTCCGCCGGCATCCTCTTCATCTCGAGCGCCGTCCCCATCATGCGCGAGCTGACCGGCGCCAGCGCCGAGGCGGCGGTGGGGGTCTACGGGCTCATCGCCCTGGCCAACGGGCTGGGGCGCCTCCTGTGGGGCGCCGTCTCGGATCGGCTGGGCCGGCGGCTGGCCTACGGGCTCATCTACGGCGTCCAGATCGGCGTCTTCGCCGCGGTGTCGCAGGTCCACTCGCTCCCCGCGGTGGCGGCGCTCTTCGCGGTGGTGCTCCTCTGCTACGGCGGCGGCTTCGGGACCATGCCCTCGCTGGTGGCCGACTGGTTCGGCACCCGCCACCTGGGGATCAACTACGGCTGGATCCTGTCGGCCTGGGGCGCCGCCGGGGTGGCCGGCCCGATCTTCGTGGCGGCGGTGAAGGATGCCACCGGCTCCTACACCGGCGCACTCCCGGTGATGGCGGGCGTGCTGGCCGCCGCCGTGCTGCTGCCGGTGCTGGCCCGACCCCCCGGCGCACCCACCCCGTCGAAGGTCGCTGCGTCGGCTGGCGCACGCCACCCGGGCTGA
- the fdxB gene encoding ferredoxin III, nif-specific — protein MSFITGLTRSGREWTPRFVRHIDKELCIGCGRCIKICAHDVLAPAEVDEEESAKMYAVVGRPDDCIGCEACGRTCKKDAFTFEPVPAP, from the coding sequence ATGTCGTTCATCACCGGGCTGACCCGCAGCGGCAGGGAGTGGACGCCCCGCTTCGTGCGCCACATCGACAAGGAGCTGTGCATCGGCTGCGGCCGCTGCATCAAGATCTGCGCCCACGACGTGCTGGCGCCGGCCGAGGTGGACGAGGAGGAGTCGGCCAAGATGTACGCGGTGGTGGGGCGCCCCGACGACTGCATCGGCTGCGAGGCCTGCGGCCGGACCTGCAAGAAGGACGCGTTCACCTTCGAGCCGGTGCCGGCGCCGTGA
- a CDS encoding ATP-binding domain-containing protein, whose translation MRAHPHAVSPSHPPPLSSAERALVAEEEALLAAVLGALTGRRAASDDGGELAARLRELRDEALEATPKDLPTVFQEMGVVRAVMERARGGAWPDPAAPYFAHLRLREGREVRDYCLGRATFFDRAAGVRVVDWRTAPVAGLFYRVREGDEFDQELPGRTAHGQVEARRVVVIDRGRLVRITAGEVSLVRGSDDAWRRGGAGAHLGGGAGTAARAGALGTGAGLTGRVASADVTALLDREQWEAVGAPASEPLLVLGSAGSGKTTVALHRLARIAAEDARTYPASRIQVVVPEPGLARLTTRLLAPLGLDKVAVRTLDEWARAAFHSAFGTPPPRLCADPPALVSRLKRHPALHEVLRRRPQPTGEVTLRRLRRELGDLLVEPRFVASVVEAARGDLPTTAIDEVVRHTRLQLADPAELALAGIDADRLATLDGLSVDEDTPEALAGTLDAEDLALLLFLAALRSGPGARRLAHLVVDEAEDVSLVELTVLGRLLGGARSVTVAGDEAQQTFTSYAGWPEALAALGVPGAAAVRLATSYRCPQPIAALAHQVLGPLQPPEPPRAGRPGAPVARFDFPSEAHAQLHLCGAVRDLLEREPEASVAVVCASAETARAFHRLLADLPEVRLALDGQFTFRPGCDVTEVASVKGLEFDYVVVPDAGIRAYPDEPEARRRLHVAITRAAHQLWIAAIGTPSPLLASLPPG comes from the coding sequence TTGCGCGCCCACCCACACGCCGTATCGCCCTCGCACCCGCCGCCGCTCTCCTCGGCGGAGCGGGCGCTGGTGGCCGAGGAGGAGGCGCTGCTGGCCGCGGTGCTGGGCGCGCTCACCGGCCGGCGCGCCGCCAGCGACGACGGCGGGGAGCTGGCGGCCCGCCTGCGCGAGCTGCGCGACGAGGCGCTGGAGGCCACCCCCAAGGACCTGCCCACCGTCTTCCAGGAGATGGGCGTGGTGCGCGCGGTGATGGAGCGGGCGCGCGGCGGCGCCTGGCCGGATCCGGCCGCCCCCTACTTCGCCCACCTGCGCCTCCGCGAGGGCCGGGAGGTGCGCGACTACTGCCTGGGACGCGCCACCTTCTTCGACCGCGCCGCCGGCGTGCGGGTGGTGGACTGGCGCACCGCCCCGGTGGCCGGCCTCTTCTACCGGGTGCGCGAGGGCGACGAGTTCGACCAGGAGCTCCCCGGCCGCACCGCCCACGGGCAGGTCGAGGCGCGCCGGGTGGTGGTCATCGACCGGGGGCGGCTGGTGCGCATCACCGCCGGCGAGGTCAGCCTGGTCCGCGGCAGCGACGACGCGTGGCGGCGGGGCGGCGCTGGCGCTCACCTGGGCGGCGGCGCCGGCACGGCCGCGCGGGCCGGGGCCCTGGGCACCGGCGCCGGCCTCACCGGGCGGGTGGCGTCGGCCGATGTGACCGCGCTGCTCGACCGCGAGCAGTGGGAGGCGGTGGGCGCCCCCGCCAGCGAGCCGCTGCTGGTCCTGGGCAGCGCCGGCAGCGGCAAGACCACGGTGGCGCTGCACCGCCTGGCGCGCATCGCCGCGGAGGACGCCCGCACCTACCCCGCCTCGCGCATCCAGGTGGTGGTGCCCGAGCCCGGGCTGGCGCGGCTGACCACCCGCCTGCTGGCGCCGCTGGGGCTCGACAAGGTGGCGGTGCGCACCCTCGACGAGTGGGCCCGCGCCGCCTTCCACTCGGCCTTCGGCACCCCGCCGCCCCGCCTGTGCGCCGACCCGCCGGCGCTGGTGTCGCGCCTGAAGCGCCACCCGGCGCTGCACGAGGTGCTGCGCCGCCGGCCCCAGCCCACCGGCGAGGTGACCCTGCGGCGGCTGCGGCGCGAGCTCGGCGACCTGCTGGTGGAGCCGCGCTTCGTGGCCTCGGTGGTCGAGGCCGCCCGGGGCGACCTGCCCACCACCGCCATCGACGAGGTGGTGCGCCACACCCGCCTGCAGCTGGCGGACCCGGCCGAGCTGGCGCTGGCCGGCATCGACGCCGACCGCCTGGCCACCCTCGACGGGCTCTCGGTGGACGAGGACACCCCCGAGGCGCTGGCCGGCACGCTCGACGCCGAGGACCTGGCGCTCCTGCTCTTCCTGGCGGCCCTGCGCAGCGGCCCGGGCGCCCGCCGCCTGGCCCACCTGGTGGTGGACGAGGCCGAGGACGTCTCGCTGGTGGAGCTCACCGTGCTGGGGCGGCTGCTGGGCGGCGCCCGCAGCGTCACCGTGGCGGGCGACGAGGCGCAGCAGACCTTCACCTCCTACGCCGGCTGGCCCGAGGCGCTGGCCGCCCTGGGCGTCCCCGGGGCCGCCGCGGTGCGGCTGGCCACCAGCTACCGCTGCCCCCAGCCCATCGCGGCCCTGGCCCATCAGGTGCTCGGTCCGCTGCAGCCGCCCGAGCCGCCGCGCGCCGGCCGGCCTGGGGCGCCGGTGGCCCGCTTCGACTTCCCCTCCGAGGCCCACGCCCAGCTCCACCTGTGCGGCGCGGTGCGCGACCTGCTGGAGCGCGAGCCGGAGGCCTCGGTGGCGGTGGTCTGCGCCAGCGCCGAGACCGCCCGCGCCTTCCACCGCCTGCTGGCCGACCTGCCCGAGGTGCGGCTGGCGCTCGACGGCCAGTTCACCTTCCGTCCGGGCTGCGACGTCACCGAGGTGGCGAGCGTGAAGGGGCTGGAGTTCGACTACGTGGTGGTGCCGGACGCCGGCATCCGCGCCTACCCGGACGAGCCCGAGGCGCGCCGGCGGCTGCACGTGGCCATCACCCGGGCCGCCCACCAGCTCTGGATCGCCGCCATCGGGACGCCCTCGCCGCTGCTGGCCTCGCTGCCGCCCGGGTGA
- the draG gene encoding ADP-ribosyl-[dinitrogen reductase] hydrolase — MPDVRDRARAAFLGLAIGDALGATVEFMTAGEIRAAHGVHRELSGGGWLRLRPGQVTDDTEMSLAVARAVDAAGGWSAPAVAAAFAAWLTGRPTDVGSTCRAGIRRFMLDGTTEGQPGEWDAGNGAAMRVLPVALLTLGDDAALRRVAVAQARITHHHPLSDAACVLVARLVQQACLGRSLRHLRACAEAAVQAQPRLRFVPYRGLATGYVADTMQTVLHHLFATHDFEGCLTAVVNQGGDADTTGAIAGAIAGAYYGPEALPARWTRRLDRGLVAELSRLSGRLVGLSPLGQGGPP; from the coding sequence CTGCCCGACGTCCGCGACCGGGCCCGGGCCGCCTTCCTCGGCCTGGCCATCGGCGACGCGCTGGGCGCCACCGTGGAGTTCATGACGGCCGGCGAGATCCGGGCGGCCCACGGGGTCCACCGCGAGCTCAGCGGCGGCGGGTGGCTGCGCCTGCGGCCAGGCCAGGTGACCGACGACACCGAGATGTCGCTCGCCGTGGCGCGCGCCGTCGACGCCGCCGGGGGGTGGTCGGCGCCGGCGGTGGCCGCCGCCTTCGCCGCCTGGCTCACGGGTCGCCCCACCGACGTCGGCTCCACCTGCCGCGCCGGGATCCGCCGCTTCATGCTGGACGGGACCACCGAGGGCCAGCCGGGCGAGTGGGACGCCGGGAACGGCGCCGCCATGCGGGTGCTGCCGGTGGCCCTCCTGACGCTGGGCGACGACGCGGCGCTGCGGCGCGTGGCGGTGGCGCAGGCCCGCATCACGCACCACCACCCGCTCTCCGACGCGGCCTGCGTCCTGGTGGCCCGGCTGGTCCAGCAGGCCTGCCTGGGGCGCTCGCTCCGCCACCTCCGCGCCTGCGCGGAGGCCGCGGTGCAGGCCCAGCCGCGCCTGCGCTTCGTGCCCTACCGCGGCCTGGCCACCGGCTACGTGGCGGACACCATGCAGACGGTGCTGCACCACCTCTTCGCGACGCACGACTTCGAGGGGTGCCTGACGGCGGTGGTCAACCAGGGCGGCGACGCCGACACCACCGGGGCCATCGCCGGCGCCATCGCCGGCGCCTACTACGGGCCGGAGGCGCTGCCGGCCCGCTGGACCAGGCGCCTCGACCGCGGGCTGGTCGCCGAGCTCTCGCGGCTGTCCGGGCGGCTGGTGGGGCTGTCGCCGCTGGGGCAGGGCGGCCCACCCTAG